A single Rhodothermales bacterium DNA region contains:
- a CDS encoding WbqC family protein, with amino-acid sequence MTLTCAPDYFPSAVFWAAASHADRVELLMDAPYVRQTRHNRARIRTPQGTQWLTVPVERGQDDIRLCAIRISQEGAWWRQHPKALRYNYGAAPYYEHFIDALTPRFNPEVTTLGDLSAGLIRAVADLLNLRIDIAPGTSRPRSRIPVIERHGARFGVDVSPIRYRQVFEGFEPDLCILDLLFNLGPRALDLLHDAAHLRPMPESLAAQHDSSSP; translated from the coding sequence ATGACGCTCACCTGTGCACCGGACTACTTTCCTTCGGCAGTCTTCTGGGCCGCGGCCAGCCATGCCGATCGGGTGGAGTTGCTGATGGACGCCCCCTACGTGCGACAAACCCGGCACAATCGTGCGCGAATCCGAACGCCGCAGGGCACGCAGTGGCTGACCGTGCCCGTTGAGCGGGGGCAGGACGACATCCGCCTCTGCGCAATCCGCATCAGCCAGGAAGGGGCCTGGTGGCGGCAGCACCCGAAGGCGCTGCGATACAACTATGGCGCGGCGCCCTACTACGAGCACTTCATCGACGCGCTAACACCAAGGTTCAATCCGGAGGTCACGACACTCGGGGATCTGTCGGCCGGGCTCATCAGGGCAGTGGCGGACCTGTTGAACCTGAGGATCGACATCGCTCCGGGCACATCGCGGCCGCGGTCGCGCATTCCCGTGATTGAGCGTCACGGGGCGCGGTTTGGGGTGGACGTGTCGCCGATCAGGTACCGGCAGGTGTTCGAAGGCTTTGAACCCGATCTCTGCATCCTCGACCTGCTCTTCAACCTCGGCCCTCGGGCGCTTGACCTGCTGCATGATGCTGCGCACCTGCGGCCGATGCCCGAGTCGCTGGCCGCCCAACACGATTCCTCAAGTCCATGA
- a CDS encoding LD-carboxypeptidase translates to MTRSANLRRIGLLAPAGPPLDAERLERGLRHLEDRGVELVRPRSSYPVTGFLAGSDDARLAEFHALCREPDIDTIFCVRGGYGTLRLLDQIDYDLAAARPRVLVGYSDITALQLALFTRSGWRGVSGPMVGVEWPEPEADWESQLWQLLEGESAVSFASLDGSRPSTLRAGTAEGPLLGGNLATLVRLVGTPYLPDLRGCLLFLEDVGEVPYRLDALFAQLKLAGHLEGLAGVILGAFTDSDPPHNRPSFSVDEVLQHYFGGASYPVVSDWNYGHFPRKMSLPIGPRARLVADPAAATLQLLEPLRI, encoded by the coding sequence ATGACGCGCTCCGCCAATCTCCGTCGCATCGGGCTGCTTGCCCCGGCCGGTCCCCCGCTGGACGCAGAGCGCCTGGAACGAGGGCTCCGGCATCTGGAGGACCGCGGCGTAGAGCTGGTCCGGCCACGTTCATCGTACCCGGTGACCGGTTTTCTGGCGGGCTCCGATGACGCCCGGTTGGCGGAGTTTCACGCCCTTTGCCGGGAGCCGGACATCGATACCATCTTCTGCGTGCGCGGAGGCTATGGGACGCTGAGGCTGCTCGACCAGATCGACTATGACCTTGCGGCAGCGCGACCTCGTGTGCTGGTAGGCTACTCGGACATCACCGCGCTGCAGCTGGCGCTCTTCACTCGCAGCGGGTGGCGGGGGGTATCCGGTCCGATGGTGGGCGTCGAGTGGCCGGAGCCCGAAGCCGACTGGGAATCCCAGTTATGGCAGCTGCTAGAGGGTGAGTCAGCGGTGTCGTTTGCGTCCCTGGACGGCTCCAGGCCCTCGACGCTGCGCGCTGGCACGGCCGAGGGACCGCTCCTGGGGGGAAACCTGGCGACGCTGGTCCGGCTGGTGGGCACGCCGTACCTGCCCGATCTCCGTGGCTGCCTGCTCTTCCTGGAAGATGTGGGGGAGGTGCCGTACCGACTGGATGCGTTGTTTGCCCAGTTGAAACTGGCCGGCCACCTCGAGGGTCTGGCAGGCGTGATCCTGGGCGCCTTCACCGACTCGGACCCGCCGCACAACCGCCCGTCATTTTCGGTCGATGAGGTCTTGCAGCACTATTTTGGTGGCGCGTCCTACCCGGTGGTCTCGGACTGGAATTACGGGCATTTCCCTCGCAAGATGAGCCTGCCCATCGGACCCCGGGCGCGCCTGGTGGCGGACCCTGCCGCGGCGACGCTGCAATTGCTGGAGCCGCTCAGGATCTAG
- a CDS encoding phosphoribosylglycinamide formyltransferase, producing the protein MRVAVFASGSGSNFQALIDASISGSLQATMALCVSNRSTAGALTRAETAGIATCVLDPSDFDEATYAQHLLGSLEQERIDFIALAGYLRKIPQAVVDRFRGRMVNIHPALLPAHGGPGMYGKHVHRAVLEAGDEFSGATVHFVDEDYDTGAIILQDTVPVLPDDNPESLAARVLEIEHRLYPEALRLIAQGRVRVRQGRVTITFPLQYA; encoded by the coding sequence ATGCGCGTCGCGGTGTTTGCGTCAGGCAGCGGCTCCAACTTTCAAGCCCTGATTGACGCGTCGATTTCGGGTAGTCTCCAGGCCACGATGGCCCTTTGTGTCAGCAACCGCTCGACGGCCGGTGCTCTGACGCGCGCGGAAACTGCCGGAATTGCGACCTGCGTGCTCGACCCGAGCGACTTCGACGAAGCAACCTACGCTCAACACCTGCTCGGCAGCCTTGAGCAGGAGCGCATCGACTTCATTGCGTTGGCCGGTTACCTGCGCAAGATTCCTCAGGCGGTAGTGGATCGGTTTCGCGGACGCATGGTGAACATCCATCCGGCCCTGCTTCCTGCACACGGTGGCCCCGGTATGTACGGGAAGCACGTCCACCGGGCCGTGCTGGAAGCAGGAGACGAGTTCTCGGGGGCCACCGTGCACTTTGTGGATGAGGACTACGACACCGGCGCCATCATTCTGCAGGACACGGTGCCGGTTCTCCCAGACGACAATCCCGAGTCCCTTGCCGCCCGCGTGCTCGAAATCGAGCATCGTCTCTATCCCGAGGCCCTGCGCCTCATCGCCCAGGGACGCGTACGAGTTCGCCAAGGACGCGTCACCATCACTTTTCCACTCCAGTACGCATGA
- the purH gene encoding bifunctional phosphoribosylaminoimidazolecarboxamide formyltransferase/IMP cyclohydrolase: MRRALLSVFDKTGLVELGQGLSRQGVELLSTGGSARTLREAGIQVTDVSEVTGFPEILDGRVKTLHPLIHGGLLARRNDPEDQQTLGAHGIPPIDLVVVNLYPFSKATADPETTDAIAIENIDIGGPTMIRAAAKNFFYRCVVTDPGDYHGLLEEMEANGGAVGMATRRRLAHKAFSHTAGYDAAIDAYFSRAGDTAPAFRVTEPLSASLRYGENPHQAAALYGDPGRYFTKHHGKDLSFNNILDLSAALRLIREFAEAPPTCAILKHTNPCGVGTADGLMRAYERAFATDRQSPFGGIVVVNRALDLQTAEAINKVFTEIIIAPDYEEDAMEFLRRKKNRRLITFDPDAGEDARDVRSVVGGFLIQDLDPTLPDAGAMRERVQVVTERQPTPQEWQDLDFAWRVAKHVKSNAIVYARNGATVGIGAGQMSRIDASEIAVSKGAKSELDFAGSVVASDAFFPFADGLVEAAQAGARAAIQPGGSVRDEEVIAAANERGIAMVFTGQRHFRH; encoded by the coding sequence ATTCGCCGCGCGCTGCTTTCGGTGTTTGACAAGACGGGCCTCGTCGAACTCGGACAGGGGCTCAGCCGCCAGGGCGTGGAACTGCTTTCCACCGGCGGCAGTGCGCGCACCCTGCGCGAGGCGGGTATCCAGGTGACCGACGTTTCCGAGGTAACGGGATTCCCGGAAATCCTGGACGGCCGCGTAAAAACCCTGCATCCGCTGATCCACGGCGGACTGCTCGCGCGGCGCAACGACCCGGAAGATCAGCAGACACTCGGCGCACACGGCATTCCCCCCATCGATCTCGTCGTCGTCAACCTCTACCCGTTCAGCAAGGCGACCGCCGACCCGGAAACGACGGACGCCATCGCAATCGAGAACATCGACATCGGTGGCCCCACCATGATCCGCGCCGCCGCCAAGAACTTCTTCTACCGGTGTGTGGTCACGGACCCAGGAGACTATCACGGGCTCCTTGAGGAAATGGAGGCAAACGGCGGAGCGGTCGGCATGGCGACCCGGCGACGTCTGGCCCACAAGGCCTTCTCCCACACGGCCGGCTATGACGCAGCCATCGACGCCTATTTCTCGCGTGCCGGCGATACCGCACCGGCCTTCCGGGTCACTGAGCCGCTTTCGGCAAGTCTGCGCTACGGTGAGAATCCGCACCAGGCAGCCGCCCTTTACGGAGACCCGGGGCGCTATTTCACCAAGCACCACGGCAAGGACCTGTCGTTCAACAACATCCTGGACCTGAGCGCCGCGCTGCGGCTGATCCGGGAGTTCGCCGAGGCACCGCCTACCTGTGCCATCCTGAAGCACACGAATCCGTGTGGAGTCGGCACGGCCGATGGGCTCATGAGGGCCTACGAACGGGCATTTGCCACGGATCGGCAGAGTCCCTTTGGAGGCATCGTCGTGGTTAATCGCGCGCTCGATCTGCAGACAGCAGAGGCCATCAACAAGGTGTTCACGGAAATCATCATCGCTCCGGATTACGAGGAGGATGCGATGGAATTCCTTCGACGCAAGAAGAACCGCAGGCTCATCACGTTCGACCCGGATGCCGGCGAAGACGCGCGGGATGTCCGTTCTGTCGTAGGCGGCTTCCTGATCCAGGACCTGGACCCAACCCTTCCAGATGCAGGCGCCATGAGGGAACGCGTACAGGTGGTCACCGAGCGGCAGCCGACCCCTCAGGAGTGGCAGGACCTGGATTTCGCCTGGCGGGTGGCAAAACACGTCAAGAGCAACGCCATTGTCTACGCACGAAACGGCGCGACAGTGGGGATTGGAGCAGGCCAGATGTCACGCATCGATGCCTCTGAGATCGCGGTCTCGAAGGGAGCAAAATCCGAACTCGATTTCGCTGGCTCCGTTGTAGCTTCCGATGCATTCTTCCCATTCGCAGACGGACTCGTAGAGGCGGCGCAGGCTGGTGCCCGGGCCGCCATTCAACCAGGCGGCTCCGTTCGCGATGAGGAGGTCATTGCCGCAGCCAACGAGCGGGGCATTGCCATGGTTTTCACCGGACAGCGCCACTTCCGCCATTGA
- the mreC gene encoding rod shape-determining protein MreC, protein MIRFWERFADWILLFALVLVSLMVMLTVNQPMIQGLRARALEVSASVEHRLATAGRYMNALDENQRLRDENIRLSSRLALAREAEMENERLRGLLALPDSATGPRVAARVVGKDITRQRNVLVLDVGSRHGIQRGMAVIEPRGLVGVVELVSPNYSRVRSYLNPDFKTSVKIYPSLSDGLLERSPDRPDRLRVLHVSTDDDIRVGHRVVTSGYSQYFRPGIEVGTIDLLTTDESELFWSIQVAPSVPLSSVQHVFVVTQFPDFERIELEEQTEPDA, encoded by the coding sequence ATGATTCGTTTCTGGGAGCGATTTGCTGATTGGATTCTGCTCTTCGCCCTGGTTCTGGTGTCCTTGATGGTCATGCTGACCGTCAATCAGCCCATGATTCAGGGGCTGCGTGCACGGGCCCTGGAAGTCTCCGCCTCCGTTGAGCACCGGCTGGCCACTGCAGGCCGGTACATGAATGCCCTGGATGAGAACCAGCGGCTTCGTGACGAGAACATTCGCCTCTCCAGCCGGCTCGCGCTCGCCCGGGAAGCCGAGATGGAGAATGAGCGGTTGCGCGGCTTGCTGGCCCTGCCGGACTCGGCCACGGGTCCCCGAGTAGCAGCTCGCGTGGTCGGCAAGGACATTACCCGACAGCGCAACGTGCTGGTGCTCGACGTCGGCAGTCGGCACGGCATCCAGCGCGGCATGGCGGTGATCGAACCGCGCGGGCTGGTCGGAGTGGTGGAACTGGTGAGCCCGAATTACTCCCGGGTGCGCTCCTACCTCAACCCCGACTTCAAGACCTCGGTCAAGATCTACCCCTCCCTGAGTGACGGCCTGCTCGAGCGAAGCCCCGACCGACCAGATCGCCTGCGCGTGCTGCACGTGTCCACCGACGATGACATTCGGGTGGGCCACCGTGTGGTGACCAGCGGCTACTCCCAGTACTTTCGGCCGGGCATCGAGGTGGGCACCATTGACCTCCTGACCACCGACGAGAGCGAGCTGTTCTGGAGCATTCAGGTCGCGCCGTCGGTGCCGCTGTCCAGCGTACAGCATGTTTTTGTCGTCACCCAATTCCCCGACTTCGAGCGCATCGAACTCGAAGAACAGACTGAACCGGACGCATGA
- the dacB gene encoding D-alanyl-D-alanine carboxypeptidase/D-alanyl-D-alanine-endopeptidase — MRLLVALLLCAAITLPAIGQDSPRNERQLRRALDRLVADTSLVNATIGVSVVDLATGRTLYAHNANKTLMPASNTKLYTTAAALDQLGADFRWSTPVYADGIVEHGVLKGNLVVVGSGDPSIGRQFQDCDIVEVFRGWADAVKAAGIRTVDGHLIGDDNAFDDLQLGYGWSWDDEPWYYSAEISALSFNDNTVDITVEPTVPGGPGTVTWEPSMTDYMDVWNATVTVPDSMRLREGYERDRQGNRLVISTRVPVGYTEEEAISVHNPTRYFLHVLRETLIAEGIAVTGGIHDIDDIPSLPAVSGTQPIARHTSVPLSDVVEVINKDSNNLYAELVLKTLGAQLPDSTSDADPGSAAMGWAAGMRTLAAARVDTARIRLADGSGLSRMNFVSPEMSTALLQYMASHPDSTVRSVWYDSLPIAGVDGTLEYRMRGTSAEGNVRAKTGTLTGASALSGYVTTSRGTPLAFSLMMNLYHGSSRDARRIQDLISETLARYRR; from the coding sequence ATGAGACTGCTCGTGGCCCTGCTGCTTTGTGCAGCAATCACCCTGCCGGCGATCGGTCAGGATTCACCCCGCAACGAGCGGCAGCTTCGCAGAGCGCTTGATCGGCTGGTCGCAGACACCTCGCTCGTCAACGCCACCATCGGCGTCTCGGTGGTGGACCTGGCGACCGGGCGCACGCTGTACGCGCACAATGCGAACAAGACGCTGATGCCGGCCTCGAATACCAAGCTGTACACCACCGCGGCAGCGCTGGATCAACTTGGCGCAGACTTCCGATGGAGCACTCCGGTGTATGCAGACGGGATTGTCGAGCATGGCGTGCTGAAGGGAAACCTGGTGGTTGTCGGATCCGGCGACCCCTCCATCGGCCGTCAGTTCCAGGACTGCGACATAGTGGAGGTTTTTCGCGGCTGGGCAGACGCGGTGAAAGCCGCCGGAATCCGAACGGTAGACGGCCATCTGATTGGTGATGACAACGCGTTTGACGATCTCCAGCTGGGATACGGATGGTCCTGGGACGATGAGCCCTGGTACTATTCCGCAGAGATCAGCGCACTGTCGTTCAACGACAATACCGTGGACATAACGGTCGAGCCCACCGTGCCGGGCGGCCCCGGCACCGTCACATGGGAGCCGTCCATGACCGACTACATGGACGTCTGGAATGCCACGGTGACCGTGCCCGATTCCATGCGCCTCCGGGAAGGCTACGAACGGGACCGACAGGGAAACCGACTCGTCATCTCAACGCGCGTGCCGGTGGGCTATACCGAAGAAGAAGCGATCTCGGTGCACAACCCCACCCGCTACTTCCTGCATGTCCTGCGCGAAACGCTGATTGCAGAGGGCATCGCCGTCACAGGTGGCATCCATGACATCGACGACATCCCCTCGCTGCCGGCCGTTTCCGGCACGCAGCCCATCGCTCGTCACACGTCGGTGCCCCTGTCGGATGTGGTCGAGGTGATCAACAAGGACAGCAACAATCTGTACGCCGAGCTGGTGCTGAAGACGCTTGGCGCGCAGCTGCCGGACTCAACCAGCGATGCAGATCCAGGCTCGGCGGCCATGGGTTGGGCAGCCGGTATGCGCACGCTGGCGGCGGCGCGTGTCGACACGGCGCGTATCCGTCTGGCTGACGGCTCAGGCCTGTCCCGGATGAACTTCGTCAGTCCGGAGATGAGTACGGCGCTGCTGCAATACATGGCTTCCCATCCGGACAGCACCGTTCGCAGTGTCTGGTATGATTCGCTTCCGATCGCAGGGGTCGACGGCACGCTGGAATACCGTATGCGCGGCACGTCCGCCGAGGGCAACGTGAGGGCCAAAACGGGCACGCTGACCGGTGCTTCTGCACTGAGCGGGTACGTGACTACCTCCCGGGGAACACCCTTGGCCTTCAGCCTGATGATGAACCTGTATCACGGGTCCTCACGGGACGCGCGGCGCATACAGGATTTAATTAGTGAAACGTTGGCGCGGTACCGTCGTTAG
- the hslV gene encoding ATP-dependent protease subunit HslV has translation MRSTTVVGVRRGGRVALGSDGQATLGNTVMKHRAQKVRALYNGKILAGFAGATADAFTLFERFEEKLQQYGGQVTRAAVELAKDWRTDRYLRRLEALLAVASEDKLLLISGNGDVIEPDDDVLAIGSGGPFALAAARALVEHAEGLSARQIVAQSLTIAADICIYTNHNQTILELPAPDSAD, from the coding sequence ATCCGAAGCACTACCGTTGTAGGGGTGCGCCGTGGCGGCCGTGTCGCGCTTGGCTCTGATGGCCAGGCAACGTTGGGCAATACAGTCATGAAGCATCGCGCTCAAAAAGTGCGCGCGCTGTACAACGGAAAGATCCTAGCCGGATTCGCTGGCGCCACCGCGGACGCCTTTACGCTGTTCGAGCGGTTTGAGGAAAAACTCCAGCAATACGGCGGTCAGGTGACCCGCGCAGCAGTAGAGCTGGCCAAGGACTGGAGAACCGACCGATACCTGCGTCGCCTGGAAGCGCTTCTGGCCGTCGCTTCGGAAGACAAACTTCTCCTGATCAGCGGAAACGGAGACGTGATCGAGCCGGACGACGATGTGCTTGCAATCGGCTCAGGAGGACCCTTCGCTCTCGCCGCGGCGAGGGCGCTGGTCGAACACGCAGAGGGACTCTCGGCGCGGCAAATTGTCGCTCAGTCTCTGACCATCGCCGCGGATATCTGCATCTACACCAACCACAACCAGACGATTCTGGAGCTGCCGGCCCCGGATAGCGCTGACTGA
- a CDS encoding NYN domain-containing protein yields MGRLRGHGTSDHGENLALILIDFDNLSQAFANTATEKGHRIIMSMVSELRRYLAEELRIKPVRAVAYGDFGGHGEDASSVMSALASAGVETRHVPSGIQGTNTCMTLTIDGTELLHARPDLSAFVVLSGNNWYVPFIQHLQRFGKFVLVAALDLPPSISQLWSEVSDAFLNGRFLLDSSDRDSIALRRRGTQTGEQPVDDPQERAPKETHRVEDAGAFRTLELIDEFFGQYEEVYLTPLLRKMSEMLDEDDGEPKDLVNLLQDAGVVWLEKRRGFPYDYTVLMVNEKHPDVVDVRAASADYDMDDYPAEYDDDDDVEDHEYENSEA; encoded by the coding sequence ATGGGACGGCTACGAGGGCACGGCACTTCCGACCATGGTGAGAATCTGGCCTTGATTCTCATCGACTTCGACAACCTGTCGCAAGCATTTGCCAATACCGCGACCGAGAAGGGACACCGCATCATCATGAGCATGGTGTCCGAGCTACGGCGTTACCTCGCTGAGGAGCTGCGCATCAAGCCGGTCCGCGCCGTGGCGTACGGCGATTTCGGTGGACACGGGGAGGATGCCTCGTCGGTCATGAGCGCCCTCGCCTCGGCCGGCGTCGAGACCCGGCATGTGCCGTCGGGCATCCAGGGCACCAACACCTGCATGACCCTGACCATTGACGGCACGGAGTTGCTGCACGCGCGCCCCGATCTCTCTGCGTTCGTGGTCCTCTCCGGCAATAACTGGTACGTGCCTTTCATCCAGCACCTGCAGCGCTTCGGCAAGTTCGTGCTGGTGGCGGCCCTTGACCTGCCGCCGTCCATCTCGCAGCTATGGAGTGAAGTATCTGATGCATTCCTGAACGGGCGCTTCCTGCTGGACTCATCCGATCGGGACTCGATCGCCCTCAGACGCCGTGGCACGCAAACCGGCGAGCAGCCGGTTGACGATCCTCAGGAGCGGGCTCCCAAGGAAACTCATCGCGTGGAGGACGCCGGTGCCTTCCGCACACTCGAACTCATAGACGAGTTCTTCGGGCAGTACGAGGAAGTCTATCTGACGCCTCTCCTCCGCAAGATGAGCGAAATGCTCGACGAGGATGACGGGGAGCCCAAGGATCTGGTGAATCTCCTGCAGGACGCGGGCGTTGTGTGGCTCGAGAAACGTCGCGGATTCCCGTACGACTACACCGTTCTCATGGTGAACGAGAAGCATCCGGACGTCGTGGATGTACGAGCGGCTTCAGCCGACTACGACATGGACGACTACCCGGCGGAGTACGACGACGACGACGACGTCGAAGATCACGAATACGAGAACAGTGAGGCCTGA
- the hslU gene encoding ATP-dependent protease ATPase subunit HslU, whose product MSELTPRQIVAELDTYIVGQTEAKKSVAIALRNRWRRLNAAPEMREEIMPNNIILIGPTGVGKTEIARRLARLAAAPFLKVEATKFTEVGYVGRDVESMIRDLMEFAINMVREEHTEGVQERARELADERILDILIPAAPAPQKPAVTGPGFTMAQPQQVEQPASNDELRTRTREKFRKMLAEGELDEREVEVEVSSEGSNPMLQVFGPMGIEEMGVNLQDLFGGLGGKKRKKRRMPIEEARRVLTQEEAGKLIDMDRVTREAVKRVEQSGIVFIDEIDKVAARSGRSGGSGPDVSREGVQRDLLPIVEGSGVMTKYGLVKTDHILFIASGAFHVSKPSDLIPELQGRFPIRVELESLSEEDFLKILTLPRNALLKQYQALLASEGVRVTFTDDAVTEMASIAARVNAEVENIGARRLHTILTTLLEDILFNVPDEISDADIVIDAARVREKLSDIVENRDLSQYIL is encoded by the coding sequence ATGAGTGAGTTGACCCCGCGGCAGATCGTCGCGGAACTGGATACGTACATCGTCGGGCAAACTGAGGCCAAGAAAAGTGTGGCCATCGCCCTGCGCAACCGGTGGAGACGGCTGAACGCTGCTCCGGAGATGCGCGAGGAGATCATGCCCAACAACATCATCTTGATCGGCCCGACGGGGGTCGGCAAGACGGAAATCGCACGGCGCCTTGCGCGTCTGGCCGCCGCTCCCTTCCTGAAGGTGGAGGCTACGAAGTTCACCGAGGTGGGCTACGTGGGCCGGGACGTGGAGAGCATGATCCGCGACCTCATGGAGTTCGCGATCAACATGGTGCGCGAGGAGCATACCGAGGGCGTTCAGGAGCGGGCTCGAGAACTGGCTGACGAGCGCATTCTGGACATCCTGATTCCCGCCGCTCCGGCACCCCAAAAGCCCGCCGTGACCGGCCCAGGCTTTACCATGGCCCAGCCGCAACAGGTTGAGCAGCCTGCCTCCAATGACGAGTTGCGCACCCGCACCAGGGAGAAATTCCGCAAGATGCTCGCCGAGGGCGAGTTGGACGAGCGCGAGGTTGAGGTTGAAGTCTCCTCGGAGGGATCAAACCCCATGCTTCAGGTCTTCGGGCCGATGGGCATTGAGGAAATGGGGGTCAACCTTCAGGACCTGTTCGGGGGGCTGGGCGGCAAGAAGCGCAAGAAGCGCCGAATGCCCATCGAGGAGGCCCGTCGTGTCCTTACCCAGGAGGAAGCCGGCAAGCTGATCGACATGGACCGCGTCACGCGCGAGGCTGTGAAGCGTGTGGAGCAGTCCGGTATCGTCTTCATCGACGAAATCGACAAGGTCGCAGCACGCAGCGGCCGCTCCGGCGGCAGCGGACCGGACGTTTCGCGCGAAGGCGTTCAGCGCGATCTGCTGCCCATCGTGGAAGGCTCCGGCGTCATGACCAAATACGGATTGGTCAAGACGGACCACATCCTCTTTATCGCGAGCGGAGCGTTCCATGTCTCGAAACCCAGCGATCTGATCCCGGAACTGCAGGGGCGCTTCCCCATCCGGGTCGAACTCGAGAGCCTCTCAGAGGAGGATTTCCTCAAGATCCTGACACTGCCCAGGAACGCCCTGCTAAAGCAGTACCAGGCCCTGCTGGCTTCCGAAGGTGTTCGGGTAACCTTTACCGATGACGCGGTCACAGAGATGGCCTCCATCGCCGCCCGCGTCAACGCTGAGGTGGAGAACATCGGCGCCCGTCGCCTGCACACCATCCTGACGACCCTGCTCGAGGACATCCTCTTCAACGTGCCCGATGAGATCTCGGATGCGGACATTGTGATCGATGCGGCGCGGGTTCGTGAGAAGCTTTCCGATATTGTCGAGAATCGCGACCTGAGCCAGTACATCCTTTGA
- a CDS encoding GNAT family N-acetyltransferase, with protein sequence MSPAPPASDTPFRTVFSDPRYVRAMCKVGSLQVYEHEEVGTLAWRKRGPVREVVLPPFTPFSGLTIPALAETDVHGSRDPLNRVARHLDQEFDRVRLHLPPEATDARALQWAGWQVSPLYTYLISVAAGQAAWSSGSRRAVRKEASTFQVVEDAGRAQEVVRLVLDGYERNGRALAFSSHSVTEAASGLLEAGLGRCLVALRDGQAEAGVVFLVDGPRAWYWLAGSKPGPAMTVLMASALEKLGALGVTDIDMVGANTATIAEFKRRLGGRLVPYWAATRSTGLVARGVAALAALRGR encoded by the coding sequence TTGAGCCCCGCGCCACCCGCATCGGACACCCCCTTCCGGACGGTGTTTTCGGATCCGCGTTATGTGCGGGCGATGTGCAAGGTGGGCTCGCTCCAGGTGTATGAGCATGAGGAGGTAGGAACGCTCGCGTGGCGAAAGCGGGGCCCGGTTCGGGAGGTGGTGCTGCCGCCGTTTACACCCTTCTCCGGGCTCACTATCCCGGCCCTGGCCGAGACAGACGTGCACGGCTCCCGGGACCCCCTGAACCGCGTTGCGCGGCACCTGGACCAGGAATTTGATCGGGTGCGACTGCATCTCCCGCCTGAGGCGACCGATGCGCGTGCCCTGCAGTGGGCCGGCTGGCAGGTCTCCCCCCTGTATACCTACCTGATCTCAGTGGCCGCCGGCCAGGCTGCCTGGTCCTCCGGCTCCCGCCGAGCGGTGCGCAAGGAAGCCTCCACTTTCCAGGTCGTTGAGGACGCAGGTCGTGCCCAGGAGGTGGTCCGCCTCGTTCTGGATGGCTATGAGCGCAACGGACGTGCGCTGGCGTTCTCCTCTCACAGTGTAACAGAGGCGGCGTCGGGGCTCCTGGAGGCCGGATTGGGGCGCTGCCTGGTCGCCCTTCGAGACGGACAGGCGGAGGCGGGCGTAGTGTTTCTGGTCGATGGGCCCCGTGCCTGGTACTGGCTTGCCGGAAGCAAACCCGGCCCGGCGATGACGGTGCTCATGGCATCCGCGCTTGAGAAGCTGGGCGCCCTTGGAGTCACCGACATCGACATGGTCGGCGCAAATACCGCGACGATCGCGGAGTTCAAGCGGCGGCTGGGCGGCCGCCTGGTGCCCTATTGGGCGGCGACGCGGTCAACGGGGCTTGTGGCACGCGGTGTAGCCGCGCTTGCTGCACTTCGGGGCCGGTGA